The proteins below come from a single Ictalurus punctatus breed USDA103 chromosome 24, Coco_2.0, whole genome shotgun sequence genomic window:
- the s1pr2 gene encoding sphingosine 1-phosphate receptor 2, whose amino-acid sequence MDPHTKCIVDPSKSKYSQYYNSSLIKLHYICAKNLSEQDLEDRRKDSDGHSSLNIIFIIICSIIILENLLVLTAVFRNKKFHSAMFFFIGNLAFSDLLAGSAYIANIFLSGSNTFHLKPVQWFIREGTVFIALAASVFSLLAIAIERYIAITKVKVYGANKTCRMFLLIGACWVTSILLGGLPILGWNCINNMSECSAVLPLNSRRYICFVVTVFSVILLAIVILYVRIYLIVRSSHQETTNSASYALLKTVTIVLGVFIVCWLPAFSILLLDTSCRMSSCPILSHADIFFGIATLNSALNPLIYTLRSKDMRREFLRVLCCWGILQSGRPAERCLMQLKSSSSMDHCTSKHEHQTTPIMQDCTTFV is encoded by the coding sequence ATGGATCCCCACACAAAATGCATTGTAGACCCATCAAAGAGCAAGTACTCTCAGTACTACAACTCAAGCCTCATCAAACTGCACTATATCTGTGCCAAGAACTTGAGCGAGCAGGACTTGGAGGATCGCAGAAAGGACAGTGATGGGCACAGCTCGCTCAatatcatcttcatcatcatctgcaGCATCATTATTCTGGAGAACCTTCTGGTCCTCACTGCTGTTTTCCGAAACAAAAAGTTCCACTCGGCCATGTTCTTCTTCATTGGGAATCTAGCGTTCTCGGATCTGCTGGCTGGCTCGGCTTACATCGCCAATATATTTCTATCAGGCTCAAATACTTTTCATCTAAAGCCCGTGCAGTGGTTCATAAGAGAAGGGACTGTTTTTATTGCATTGGCTGCATCAGTGTTCAGTCTGCTCGCCATTGCTATAGAGCGTTACATTGCCATAACCAAAGTCAAGGTTTACGGCGCCAATAAGACCTGCCGTATGTTCCTGCTTATCGGAGCATGCTGGGTCACTTCGATCCTTCTTGGAGGTCTTCCCATTTTAGGCTGGAACTGCATCAACAATATGAGCGAGTGCTCGGCCGTCCTGCCTCTCAACTCTAGGCGCTACATCTGCTTTGTGGTGACCGTCTTCAGCGTCATCCTGCTCGCCATTGTCATCCTGTATGTCCGCATCTACTTGATCGTCCGTTCCAGCCACCAGGAAACCACTAACTCGGCTTCCTACGCCCTGCTCAAGACTGTCACCATCGTCCTGGGCGTGTTTATTGTGTGCTGGCTGCCCGCCTTCAGCATTCTGCTCCTTGACACCTCATGCAGGATGTCCTCCTGCCCCATTCTCAGCCACGCCGACATCTTCTTCGGAATTGCCACCTTGAACTCGGCACTGAACCCGCTGATCTACACGCTGCGCAGTAAGGACATGCGGCGGGAGTTCCTGCGCGTGTTGTGCTGCTGGGGGATTCTCCAGAGTGGCCGGCCAGCTGAACGTTGCTTGATGCAGCTCAAGAGCTCGAGCTCGATGGACCACTGTACCAGCAAACATGAACATCAGACCACTCCCATCATGCAGGACTGTACAACTTTTGTCTGA